A window of Chitinophaga sp. MM2321 contains these coding sequences:
- a CDS encoding peroxiredoxin: MSLRLGDAAPNFKAKTTLGEIDFYDFLGDSWGVLFSHPADFTPVCTTELGKTALLKDEFAKRNVKVLALSVDPLDKHLGWIGDINETQQCDVTFPIIADEDRTVANLYDMIHPNASETFTVRSLFIIGPDKKVKLMITYPASTGRNFHEVLRVIDSLQLTANYSVATPADWKDGEDVIVSGAVATADIPQRFPKGHKIIKPYLRTTPQPNK; the protein is encoded by the coding sequence ATGAGTTTAAGACTGGGCGATGCCGCTCCCAATTTCAAAGCGAAAACCACCTTAGGAGAAATCGATTTTTATGATTTTCTCGGAGATAGCTGGGGTGTATTATTCTCGCATCCTGCTGACTTTACGCCTGTTTGTACCACAGAACTTGGTAAAACAGCCCTGCTGAAGGATGAATTTGCTAAACGCAATGTAAAAGTATTAGCCCTCAGTGTTGATCCACTGGATAAACACCTGGGTTGGATAGGAGATATTAACGAAACACAACAATGTGATGTAACTTTTCCTATTATTGCTGACGAAGACAGAACGGTGGCCAATCTCTACGATATGATCCACCCGAACGCTTCCGAAACATTTACTGTAAGATCCTTGTTTATAATAGGACCTGATAAAAAAGTAAAACTGATGATCACCTATCCGGCTTCTACCGGCAGGAATTTTCACGAAGTTTTACGCGTTATCGATTCTTTGCAGCTCACTGCTAACTACAGCGTAGCTACACCAGCTGACTGGAAAGATGGAGAAGATGTAATCGTTAGTGGAGCAGTAGCTACTGCCGATATCCCGCAACGTTTTCCGAAAGGCCACAAAATCATCAAGCCTTATCTGAGAACAACACCACAGCCTAATAAGTAA
- a CDS encoding pseudouridine synthase: MKKKQPAKKGSAPFKGRKTGKTDKPAAGNRNRSSFNGERPGRASAKDNRSGDDKPSFRKRAGDGEDRPERKRSFGGERSGDDKPAFRKRSFGSGDDKPERKRTFGGDKTGDDKPAFRKRSFGSGDDKPERKRSFGGDKTGDDKPAFRKRSFGGGDDKPERKRSFGGDKTGDDKPAFRKRSFGGGDDKPERKRSFGGERSGDDKPAFRKRSFDGGDEKPERKRSFDGDKSAGDKPPFRKRSFGSGDEKPERKRTFGGDKTGDDKPAFRKRSFGGGDEKPERKRSFGGDKKSFGKKPFDKKKDDSSSFHGDFSDRKDNKSTHKDTPSGFNRQKFFERTNDRFADKQEKRNRIADTNDNEYTKNKKEAKESVFGPGEMPLNKYIAHCGLCSRRKAVDFIKEGKVTVNGKPVTEPATKVTSDDVVTLQDKKIQLTKNLVYLLLNKPKGFITTTDDPEGRKTVMDLIKGAVEDERVYPVGRLDRNTSGLLLLTNDGELAQTLAHPKHNIKKIYQVELDKPLTKGDFEKIVEGVTLEDGVAFVDALGYVDAKDKKQVGIEIHSGKNRIVRRIFEHLSYSVEKLDRVMYAGLTKKTLNRGQWRHLNEKEVILLKHFKK, translated from the coding sequence ATGAAGAAGAAACAACCTGCTAAGAAGGGTTCTGCTCCTTTTAAAGGAAGAAAAACGGGCAAGACCGATAAACCAGCAGCAGGCAACCGCAACCGCTCCTCCTTTAATGGTGAAAGGCCTGGAAGAGCATCTGCAAAAGATAATCGCTCAGGTGATGACAAACCATCTTTCCGCAAACGTGCCGGTGATGGGGAGGACAGACCTGAACGCAAACGCTCTTTCGGTGGCGAAAGAAGTGGCGATGATAAACCTGCTTTCCGTAAACGCTCCTTCGGTAGCGGTGACGATAAGCCGGAACGCAAACGTACTTTCGGCGGTGATAAAACCGGTGATGATAAACCCGCTTTCCGTAAACGCTCCTTCGGTAGCGGTGACGATAAGCCGGAACGCAAACGCTCTTTCGGCGGTGATAAAACCGGTGATGATAAACCTGCTTTCCGTAAACGCTCCTTCGGTGGCGGTGACGATAAGCCCGAACGCAAACGCTCTTTCGGCGGTGATAAAACCGGCGATGATAAACCTGCTTTCCGTAAACGCTCCTTCGGTGGCGGTGACGATAAGCCCGAACGCAAACGCTCTTTCGGCGGTGAAAGAAGTGGCGATGATAAACCAGCTTTCCGTAAACGCTCCTTTGATGGCGGCGACGAAAAGCCGGAACGCAAACGCTCTTTTGACGGTGATAAATCCGCTGGAGATAAGCCTCCTTTCCGTAAACGCTCCTTCGGTAGTGGTGATGAAAAGCCGGAACGCAAACGTACCTTCGGCGGTGATAAAACCGGTGATGATAAACCTGCTTTCCGTAAACGCTCTTTTGGTGGTGGTGATGAAAAACCGGAACGCAAACGCTCTTTCGGCGGTGATAAAAAAAGCTTTGGGAAGAAGCCCTTTGATAAAAAAAAAGACGATAGCTCATCGTTCCACGGTGACTTCAGCGACCGCAAAGACAACAAGTCTACTCACAAGGACACGCCGAGTGGATTTAACAGGCAGAAATTCTTTGAACGCACCAACGACCGTTTTGCCGATAAACAGGAAAAACGCAACAGAATAGCAGACACTAACGATAACGAATACACGAAAAATAAGAAAGAGGCCAAAGAAAGTGTATTTGGTCCTGGTGAAATGCCCCTGAATAAATACATTGCTCATTGCGGACTTTGTTCACGCAGGAAAGCAGTGGATTTCATCAAGGAAGGTAAGGTAACTGTAAATGGTAAACCCGTTACAGAACCGGCCACTAAAGTGACCAGTGATGATGTGGTAACATTGCAGGATAAGAAAATACAGCTGACAAAAAACCTGGTCTACCTGTTGCTCAACAAGCCCAAAGGATTTATCACCACAACAGATGATCCTGAAGGCCGTAAAACCGTTATGGACCTGATTAAGGGAGCTGTGGAAGATGAAAGGGTATATCCTGTTGGCCGTCTGGATCGTAATACATCCGGTTTGCTGTTGCTCACCAATGATGGTGAACTGGCGCAAACGCTGGCACATCCCAAACACAACATCAAGAAAATATACCAGGTAGAGCTGGACAAACCGCTTACCAAAGGTGATTTCGAGAAAATTGTGGAAGGTGTAACCCTGGAAGATGGTGTTGCATTTGTGGATGCACTGGGTTATGTAGATGCGAAAGATAAAAAGCAGGTAGGCATTGAAATTCATAGTGGTAAAAACCGCATTGTACGCCGCATTTTTGAGCACCTCTCCTATTCTGTAGAGAAGCTGGATCGCGTGATGTATGCCGGTCTTACCAAAAAAACACTAAACCGTGGTCAGTGGCGTCATCTCAACGAAAAAGAGGTGATCCTGCTGAAACATTTTAAAAAATAA
- a CDS encoding anhydro-N-acetylmuramic acid kinase translates to MVYNVIGTMSGSSLDGLDIVFAELTEVRGQWTYAIKASESLPYEPEWMERLATATSLPARDYLLLHTAYGHYTGHRILSFIEKNQLDHKVHFIASHGHTTFHMPADKMTAQLGDGAAITAVTGLPVITDLRAVDVALGGQGAPIVPIGEKYLLPGYQYWLNLGGIANISAQLPDQFAAFDICPCNRVLNELAAALNKPYDDGGALAAGAVADPALLEQLNALPYYQAPWPKSLANDFGTATVLPMIMPLRISVQGKLRTYTAHIAAQIAKAAAALKDKMPDAPASMLITGGGAFNTFMVNSIREELAPLGITVEVPDELTVNFKEALVMALIGVLRWRHEDNVLSSVTGAARDSVNGALWTSR, encoded by the coding sequence ATGGTATATAATGTGATAGGCACCATGTCCGGTAGCTCATTAGACGGACTCGATATAGTTTTCGCGGAACTGACGGAGGTACGCGGGCAATGGACCTATGCTATTAAAGCATCAGAGAGTTTGCCATATGAACCGGAATGGATGGAAAGACTGGCCACAGCTACATCGCTGCCAGCCAGGGACTACCTGTTGCTGCACACGGCTTACGGGCATTACACCGGGCACCGGATCCTTTCTTTTATAGAAAAAAATCAGCTGGACCATAAGGTGCATTTCATTGCATCACATGGGCATACTACTTTTCATATGCCGGCAGATAAAATGACGGCACAACTGGGTGATGGCGCTGCCATTACAGCTGTAACGGGCCTTCCGGTGATCACTGACCTGCGTGCGGTGGATGTGGCACTGGGCGGACAGGGAGCGCCGATTGTACCCATCGGGGAAAAATATTTACTTCCCGGTTACCAGTACTGGCTCAACCTGGGAGGTATTGCCAATATCTCTGCACAACTGCCCGACCAGTTTGCAGCTTTTGATATCTGCCCCTGCAACCGTGTGTTGAATGAACTGGCTGCCGCACTGAACAAGCCTTACGATGATGGCGGCGCCCTGGCTGCCGGTGCTGTGGCAGATCCCGCGCTACTGGAACAACTGAACGCATTACCTTATTACCAGGCGCCCTGGCCAAAATCGCTGGCCAATGACTTCGGTACGGCTACCGTGTTGCCTATGATCATGCCTTTACGTATATCCGTGCAGGGTAAGCTCCGCACTTATACTGCACATATAGCCGCACAGATAGCGAAAGCAGCAGCGGCGCTGAAAGATAAAATGCCGGATGCTCCCGCCAGTATGCTGATCACCGGCGGCGGTGCTTTCAATACTTTTATGGTAAACAGTATCCGCGAAGAGCTGGCGCCACTGGGTATTACCGTGGAAGTACCGGATGAACTGACCGTTAATTTCAAAGAGGCGCTGGTAATGGCCCTCATCGGTGTGCTACGCTGGAGACATGAGGATAATGTATTGTCGTCTGTTACCGGGGCTGCGAGAGATTCGGTGAATGGGGCACTCTGGACGAGCCGTTAA
- the rlmN gene encoding 23S rRNA (adenine(2503)-C(2))-methyltransferase RlmN gives MKSDKKNIRHLSLPALQEYFGSIEEKPFRAKQVYEWLWLRHASSFEAMTNLSKELRQKLEDNFTLPAVKIDAVQQSTDGTIKSRFRLHDDHLVEGVLIPTDSRQTACVSSQVGCSLSCKFCATGYMDRKRNLDFDEIYDEVALLNQQALEHNGKKLSNIVFMGMGEPLLNYKNVLQSIERITSPDGLGMSPKRITVSTAGVAKMIRQLGDDKVRFNLAISLHAANDKKRSEIMPINDTNNLKELIDALNYFYKATENEISFEYILFKDFNDSPDDADELIKIYRQVPADLVNIIEYNPIDNARFQKPDSQTAEEFMEYLTKHRVNARLRRSRGKDIDAACGQLANKG, from the coding sequence ATGAAGTCTGACAAAAAGAATATCCGGCATTTAAGTCTGCCGGCTTTACAGGAATATTTCGGGTCTATTGAAGAAAAGCCCTTCCGTGCCAAACAAGTGTACGAATGGCTTTGGCTACGGCACGCCAGCAGCTTTGAAGCCATGACCAATCTTTCCAAAGAATTACGTCAAAAACTGGAAGATAACTTTACCCTTCCCGCTGTAAAAATAGATGCCGTCCAACAAAGTACGGATGGTACTATTAAAAGCAGATTCCGCTTACATGATGATCATCTTGTAGAAGGTGTACTTATTCCTACCGATTCCAGGCAAACTGCCTGCGTATCTTCACAGGTGGGTTGCAGTCTGAGCTGCAAATTCTGCGCAACGGGCTATATGGACCGGAAGCGTAACCTCGATTTTGACGAGATCTATGATGAAGTGGCGCTATTAAATCAGCAGGCACTTGAACATAACGGAAAAAAACTCAGCAACATCGTATTTATGGGTATGGGTGAGCCTTTACTCAACTACAAAAATGTGCTGCAATCTATTGAGCGCATTACCTCCCCCGACGGCCTGGGCATGTCCCCGAAACGGATCACCGTTTCCACCGCTGGTGTGGCCAAAATGATCCGGCAACTGGGTGATGATAAAGTCCGCTTTAACCTCGCCATCTCTTTACATGCCGCCAATGATAAGAAACGCAGCGAAATAATGCCGATCAATGATACCAACAACCTGAAGGAACTGATCGATGCGCTGAACTATTTTTACAAGGCTACCGAAAACGAAATCTCTTTCGAATATATTCTCTTCAAAGATTTTAATGACTCCCCAGATGATGCTGACGAGCTCATTAAAATTTACCGGCAAGTACCTGCTGACCTGGTAAATATTATCGAATACAATCCGATAGATAATGCACGCTTTCAGAAACCTGATTCACAAACAGCGGAAGAATTCATGGAGTATCTGACAAAACACCGCGTGAATGCCAGATTACGCCGCAGTCGTGGTAAAGATATCGACGCTGCATGCGGACAACTGGCAAACAAAGGCTGA
- a CDS encoding RluA family pseudouridine synthase translates to MRLVDHILLETPDFVVVNKPSGMLTLPDRHDNELASLNAIMKKAYGEIFTVHRLDRETSGIILFARNEAAHKYFSQLFESRDVKKYYLGIVSGQPMPKQGSVNEGIMEHPVQKGKMVTNRKGKASLTDYEVLEEFGLYSLVKMQIHTGRTHQIRVHMKHLGHPIAVDEMYGSAQPVLLSTIKKKFKLGKHTEEERPILSRLALHAAMLVFKDATGKEYTIEAPLPKDLSALLSQLRKHKG, encoded by the coding sequence ATGCGATTAGTAGATCATATTTTACTCGAAACGCCTGATTTTGTTGTTGTAAACAAGCCATCAGGCATGCTGACCCTGCCTGACCGTCATGATAATGAACTGGCATCACTGAATGCCATCATGAAGAAAGCGTATGGTGAAATATTCACGGTACACCGGCTTGACCGCGAAACCAGCGGTATCATCCTGTTTGCCCGTAATGAAGCTGCACATAAATATTTCTCTCAGCTTTTTGAAAGCAGGGATGTAAAGAAATATTACCTGGGAATTGTAAGCGGACAACCGATGCCGAAACAAGGCAGCGTGAATGAGGGTATCATGGAACATCCCGTACAGAAAGGTAAGATGGTGACTAACCGCAAAGGAAAAGCATCTCTAACCGATTATGAAGTGTTGGAAGAGTTTGGCTTATACAGCCTGGTAAAAATGCAGATCCATACTGGTCGTACGCACCAGATCAGGGTACATATGAAACACCTGGGACACCCGATTGCAGTAGATGAAATGTATGGCAGTGCGCAACCCGTGCTGTTGTCTACCATTAAGAAAAAGTTCAAACTGGGGAAGCATACAGAAGAAGAACGGCCTATACTCAGCAGGCTGGCACTTCACGCTGCTATGCTGGTATTTAAAGATGCTACCGGTAAAGAATATACGATAGAAGCTCCCTTACCCAAAGACCTCAGCGCATTACTGAGTCAATTAAGAAAGCACAAAGGATAA
- a CDS encoding WYL domain-containing protein — protein MPKNKDAVSRYRWLDERLRNKRLPKPTLETLIDYVSKKMDADISRRTIQKDIQDMRQDPELNYMAPIVYERSSGTYRYADDSFSISNIPIEEADLQGLEIAIGILEQFRSLPVVQQFEDAILKIAASLKMNREALQHKGLIKFTRTSQYKGAEHITEIVDAIKNLEVIRIAYQSFDRNEPKEHWVEPYHLREYQHRFYLIGKSQQTRGGAVITFALDRVVKIWPTMKHFDEKNFDDASYFQHAIGITVHEGEPENVLLAFTPRQGKYIKSQPIHTSQQVVEDNSKECRISLDVVINPELTMTLLSYGAQVKVLQPAHLAVKLAAEAKAMMALYK, from the coding sequence TTGCCAAAAAATAAGGATGCAGTATCGCGCTACCGCTGGCTTGACGAGCGGCTACGCAACAAACGTCTGCCCAAACCTACATTGGAAACCCTGATTGACTATGTATCCAAAAAAATGGATGCCGACATATCAAGGCGTACTATACAAAAAGATATTCAGGATATGCGGCAGGATCCTGAACTGAACTATATGGCGCCCATTGTCTACGAACGTAGCAGCGGCACCTACCGCTATGCAGACGATAGCTTCTCCATCAGCAATATACCCATCGAAGAAGCCGACTTGCAGGGACTGGAAATTGCGATCGGCATCCTGGAACAATTCCGCAGCCTGCCGGTTGTACAGCAGTTTGAAGATGCTATCCTCAAAATAGCCGCCAGCCTGAAAATGAACAGGGAAGCACTGCAACACAAAGGACTGATCAAATTTACCCGCACCTCACAATACAAAGGCGCTGAACATATCACAGAGATAGTAGACGCCATCAAAAACCTGGAAGTGATCCGTATCGCCTACCAGAGCTTTGACCGCAACGAACCCAAAGAACACTGGGTAGAACCCTATCACCTCCGTGAATACCAGCACCGCTTTTACCTGATCGGTAAAAGTCAGCAGACAAGAGGCGGCGCCGTGATCACTTTTGCGCTCGACAGAGTCGTGAAGATCTGGCCTACCATGAAACATTTTGACGAGAAGAATTTTGATGATGCCAGCTACTTTCAGCATGCCATCGGTATTACCGTGCATGAAGGGGAGCCCGAAAATGTGCTGCTGGCTTTCACACCCAGACAGGGAAAATATATCAAATCACAGCCTATTCACACTTCGCAGCAGGTAGTGGAAGATAATAGTAAAGAATGTCGTATATCCCTTGACGTTGTGATTAACCCGGAACTTACTATGACCCTGCTCAGCTACGGCGCCCAGGTAAAAGTTCTGCAGCCAGCACACCTGGCGGTGAAACTGGCTGCAGAAGCAAAAGCCATGATGGCTTTATATAAATGA
- the ade gene encoding adenine deaminase encodes MNTYQISGNLVDILHQEIYPATLHIADGRIHNIERNNNAWPHYLLPGFTDAHVHIESSMLIPTEFARLAVVHGTVATVSDPHEIANVMGVKGVEFMLDNGKQVPFKFNFGAPSCVPATIFETAGATVDVADIEQLLQRDDIRYLTEMMNFPGVLNKDPEVLAKIAAAQRAGKPVDGHAPGLRGDAARAYIAAGISTDHECFTLEEGLEKLQYGMHILIREGSAAKNFEALIPLLHDYPEKIMFCSDDKHPDNLVEGHINQLVKRALAHGIDLFKVLRAACINPVLHYKLDNGMLREQDAADFIVVDNLQDFNILATYIDGEKVAENGQTLIPSIPATPVNNFVCSDKAVDDFRMPVNDSNATAVTVKVIEAMNGQLITNALTANLAVTAGLLHSDTSQDILKLAVVNRYREAPVALGFIRGFGLKQGAIASSVAHDSHNIIVVGTDDESLCAAVNAVIAQQGGISFTNKTNTQVLPLPVAGLMSNLDGYTVAQQYSTFDQSAKALGSELASPYMTLSFMALLVIPHLKLSDLGLFDGDGFQFTAVY; translated from the coding sequence ATGAATACATACCAGATTTCCGGCAACCTTGTAGATATATTACACCAGGAAATTTATCCTGCTACCCTGCACATAGCGGATGGCCGCATCCATAATATAGAACGCAATAACAATGCCTGGCCGCATTATCTGCTACCCGGCTTTACAGACGCTCATGTACACATAGAAAGTTCTATGCTGATCCCAACTGAATTTGCACGGCTGGCAGTGGTACACGGCACCGTCGCCACCGTCAGCGATCCCCATGAAATTGCCAATGTAATGGGTGTAAAAGGCGTGGAATTTATGCTGGACAATGGCAAACAGGTTCCTTTCAAATTCAATTTCGGCGCACCTTCCTGTGTACCCGCCACCATATTTGAAACAGCCGGCGCCACCGTAGATGTAGCAGACATCGAACAACTACTACAGCGCGACGACATCCGCTACCTGACAGAGATGATGAACTTTCCCGGCGTACTCAACAAAGACCCGGAAGTGCTGGCTAAAATAGCCGCGGCACAACGGGCAGGCAAACCGGTAGACGGCCACGCACCAGGGCTTCGCGGCGATGCTGCCCGCGCTTATATCGCAGCCGGTATCAGTACCGATCATGAATGTTTTACGCTGGAAGAAGGTCTGGAAAAACTACAATATGGCATGCATATACTCATCCGGGAAGGAAGTGCGGCCAAAAACTTTGAAGCCCTCATCCCCCTGCTGCATGACTATCCTGAAAAGATCATGTTTTGCAGTGACGACAAACACCCCGACAACCTGGTTGAAGGCCACATCAACCAACTGGTGAAACGTGCGCTGGCACATGGTATTGATCTCTTTAAGGTGTTGCGTGCCGCCTGCATAAACCCCGTACTACATTATAAACTGGACAACGGAATGCTGCGGGAACAGGATGCTGCGGATTTTATTGTGGTAGATAACCTACAGGATTTTAATATCCTCGCTACTTATATCGATGGCGAAAAAGTGGCCGAAAATGGCCAGACGCTCATCCCTTCTATCCCTGCTACCCCTGTCAATAATTTTGTATGCAGTGATAAAGCAGTGGATGATTTTCGTATGCCCGTAAACGATAGTAATGCAACTGCCGTAACGGTAAAGGTGATTGAAGCGATGAATGGTCAGCTGATCACTAATGCCCTTACTGCCAACCTCGCCGTAACAGCAGGATTGTTGCACAGCGACACCAGTCAGGATATCCTGAAACTGGCAGTCGTAAACCGCTACCGGGAAGCGCCCGTGGCATTGGGATTTATCCGTGGATTTGGACTGAAACAAGGAGCCATCGCCTCTTCTGTAGCACATGACAGCCATAATATTATTGTGGTAGGAACGGATGATGAAAGTCTTTGTGCCGCTGTCAATGCAGTCATTGCGCAGCAAGGTGGCATCAGTTTTACCAATAAAACCAACACCCAGGTACTACCCCTTCCTGTAGCCGGCCTGATGAGTAACCTCGACGGCTATACGGTAGCGCAGCAATACAGCACTTTCGATCAATCAGCGAAGGCATTGGGCTCAGAGCTCGCATCACCATACATGACCTTGTCATTCATGGCGCTGCTCGTGATTCCACATTTAAAACTAAGTGACTTGGGATTATTTGATGGAGACGGGTTTCAGTTTACAGCTGTTTATTAA